The Rosa rugosa chromosome 3, drRosRugo1.1, whole genome shotgun sequence sequence GTGGCTTAGCGGATCTGGGCTCTACTAATAAAAGAGTGGCTAGTCCTAAATGTCTCTAAAGCCAACAGGCCCAATTTGTTCTAAGGAAGATTTTAGTTCATAAGGGTTGATTTGCTTTATGAGCTTGAAATCTTCAACCCAAAAGCCGAACAAAGTTGCTAGTCATGTAAATCAGTCCACTCGGTGGATGTTTTGTAATTGGACTAATTTGAATTTCGGCCCACGGATTAGGCTAATCTGAGTTGCTAGTCATGTAAAACCCCAATTACAATTTATCTTATCGAATCACCTCATTCGTGGTCCAAAATCATTTGATTTAGTGTTATACGTCTTTCATTCTCATTCGTAAATAGGAGGTTTTGCATTCTAGAGTCATCTTCCAATTGTTGTATAATTGAAATAATTATCTCATTTTCACTTTTATCAAGCATTGAACCAAACACGCCTTTTGTATTAAAGCTCCATGCTTGTAGTTTAAGTGGAAGAAATATTAGCATGTTGGATACATATGTGTAGAGCCTATTCGAGGCTTCTACAAAACAATATATCCTGGATTTCATAGATAAGCATGTAAATGAATAACTCGTAATACCCTCATAACTTGGATAAGCGCAATAGTAGCATATTTGTGAAATGTACTCTAATATAGAACGCTAACATGTTCTTCTTCCTTCTAAGAGGTCGATTAAGCAGCTTTAGCAACCCCATGGTTATTGTAGTGCAAGATCTATTCTAGAGATGGATTCTTGTGGGTGGAGGGATAACTTTGCTTCTGGGTTCTCGAGATGGCTCCATCTCAGTTATGGATCTAATCATCTCCATTAGATTGTTTGCCTCCACATTGAAGCTTTCGGCCACTACTTTTACATCAGGATACAAGTAGAAGTGAGTGCTTTAGATTCTAAAAGAAAGTTTTAACGCTTTCAACTTGTTTCTTGTcattattaataattttttaaaaaatgtGTAGTGTCTATATTCTGCACTCTCGTGTGATAACAGTGTTccaaatatttaattatttataaatcaaattcaaatttgaagtgaCTAAAGGTGGcaaactttcttttctttcccttGATCAGAGGCAAAATTTTCCTTAAGAAACAAGGGAGTGGTCATAGACGAAGAAAAGGAGGGAATTTTGAAGACGACGAGAAGCCGTCACCATTTTACATAAAGTCGTGTGGAGCAAGGAACCCAACCAAACCCATCATTTTCTGCTATTTGTTACTTACCTCACCACTTGGTGACAAATACTCGTACCACAACAAACCACGTGTATACAAATTTACAAACTTCTGGGAAGCTCACCCACACAAATCCAAACCCCACAAATATCTCATCTACGAAGAGTATTTATTATACAAACACATGAACGTCATGCACACAGAATCTAACGATCAATAATGAGAGACGAAGACGACTCATGGCGCTCGCACACCGtagattctatatatatatatatatgcgatACATAAAATAAGTAATTAATCCTCATTTCCTTTCCCACACTCTTAACTCACTCGCTCCACCAATGGATCATCTCgctctcctctctctttttctcttcctATCCTCCGCTGCCGCGTCCGCCGTAAGCGACGGTGGCGATCCTTTCATCCGACAAGTCGTGCCGGAGGCGGAGGAGGATCCACTAGTCCTCCACGCGGAGCATCACTTCTCAAACTTCAAAGCCACCTTCGGAAAGACCTACGCGAGCCAGGAGGAGCACGACTACAGGTTCGGCGTCTTCAAGGCCAACCTCCGCCGAGCCAAAATACACCAGGGGCTGGACCCCACCGCCGTCCACGGTGTCACCAAGTTCTCCGATCTCACTCCCAAGGAGTTTCGCCGGAATTTTCTTGGGCTCAAGAAGGGTCTCCGGCTACCGGAGGACGCCCACACGGCTCCGATCCTTCCGACCAAAGATCTTCCCACCGACTTCGACTGGCGCGAGAAAGGTGCCGTCACACCGGTCAAGGACCAGGTGCTGTAATGCGTATGTGATATTAAAAGTAATTAAttcttgggttttttttttttttaatgtttatggAGTATTGATAGTGTGTATTGGGGTGTATATATTAGGGTTCGTGTGGATCATGCTGGTCGTTTAGTGCGGCCGGAGCACTGGAAGGAGCTCATTATTTGGCAACAGGGGAGCTCGTGAGTCTCAGCAGTCAGCAGCTTGTGGACTGTGATCATGAGGTTTGCTCATAATTAAACATTATAATATATCTTTTAATTTTCCATGTAGATATAGTGTGATGCTTATTTTGGTTGCTTGTACAATATAATTTGACTTCTGCTGTATATAAGTATATCCAAGTATTGAACTTTTTATCTGCAAAACCTAAAGGCTGAAGCTTCTAATTGCTTAACTGAGTTTAAGGTTTTGACACTAGTTAATTAATTTGGCAGTAGTACAGTCTGTCTGTATAGTATGGAGCTGATGGAATATTAAGTTGATCTATGATGTATCTGTACTTCAAGATATTGAACTTTTCGCTAGATGGTTGAGTGAGTGTACATTTTAACCTTGTGGATTTCAAGTTGGTTGGAATTACTTGCTTTTTTGAAGATTTTATCTTTTATCTGCTTACAAAAAAGATCGAAGAGAAAGCATAATGTTGCTTGAGATTTGTTTTGTATATCCTTTTCCTTGCTAAAATTTAtgagtctcctcataatcctgTTTGTTAGGACATAGGTGCCCCAATTTTtatgtctattgggatctcAAGTACGATTCACATACATCCATTTTATAATATCCGCAAAGTTCTCAGTACTGGTGGTAGAATCTGTGTTTGTATAGGCAGTTGGTTGCTTTCTTATATCTAATGGAATGGTGATGCACTATATTTGACTTGATTGTTATGATGGCATGGCATTGTCTTATAATGAGCCTGTACATTTTGCAGTGTGATCCAGAAGAATATGGTTCATGTGACTCAGGCTGTAGTGGTGGACTGATGACCAATGCCTTTGAGTACGCACTCAAGGCTGGGGGTTTGGAGCAAGAGAAGGACTACCCTTACACTGGGACTGATCGCGGCACCTGCAAATTTGACAAGAGCAAAGTTGTTGCTACTGTCTCCAACTTCAGTGTTGTTTCCCTTGACGAAGATCAAATTGCTGCAAATTTGGTCCACAATGGCCCTCTTGCAATTGGCATCAATGCGGTGTTCATGCAAACATACGTGGGGGGAGTCTCATGCCCTTACATCTGCGCAAAA is a genomic window containing:
- the LOC133736732 gene encoding cysteine proteinase 15A-like, whose translation is MDHLALLSLFLFLSSAAASAVSDGGDPFIRQVVPEAEEDPLVLHAEHHFSNFKATFGKTYASQEEHDYRFGVFKANLRRAKIHQGLDPTAVHGVTKFSDLTPKEFRRNFLGLKKGLRLPEDAHTAPILPTKDLPTDFDWREKGAVTPVKDQGSCGSCWSFSAAGALEGAHYLATGELVSLSSQQLVDCDHECDPEEYGSCDSGCSGGLMTNAFEYALKAGGLEQEKDYPYTGTDRGTCKFDKSKVVATVSNFSVVSLDEDQIAANLVHNGPLAIGINAVFMQTYVGGVSCPYICAKHRLDHGVLLVGYGSSGFAPIRFKEKPYWIIKNSWGQSWGEEGYYKICRGHNVCGVDSMVSTVAAMHT